Proteins from one Choloepus didactylus isolate mChoDid1 chromosome 4, mChoDid1.pri, whole genome shotgun sequence genomic window:
- the LOC119532525 gene encoding 40S ribosomal protein S9-like isoform X2, whose product MPVSRSWVCRKTYVTPRRPFEKSRLDQELKLIREYGLRNKREVWRVKFTLAKIRKAARELLTLDEKDPWRLFEGLL is encoded by the coding sequence ATGCCCGTGTCCCGGAGCTGGGTTTGTCGGAAAACCTATGTGACCCCGCGGAGACCCTTCGAGAAGTCCCGCCTCGACCAAGAGCTGAAGCTGATCAGAGAGTACGGGCTCCGGAACAAACGCGAGGTCTGGAGGGTCAAGTTTACGCTGGCTAAGATCCGCAAGGCTGCCCGGGAGCTGCTGACGCTGGACGAGAAGGACCCGTGGCGGCTGTTTGAAGGTCTTCTGTGA